The following nucleotide sequence is from Deltaproteobacteria bacterium.
GAGGGTGCCATATTCATCACATAGGTGCCGGACTCCGGGGAAATAGGCGTCATCCGGGACAAAGACCCCCTTACCCTGAATCGGCTCGACAATAAACGCGGCCACGTCGCTTCCGGAGAGGGCTGCCTCCAGGGCGTCCAGGTCGTTGAAGGGGACCGGAATACAGCCGGGGAGGAGCGGTTCATTTCGGCTTCTGAATTCCTCGTTGCCGTTGACAGAGAGGGCCCCCAGGGTCAGGCCGTGAAAGGCCCGGTCACAATAGACCACTTTCTGCCTTCCAGTGGCTTGCCGCGCAAACTTGAGCGCCCCTTCCACCCCTTCGGCCCCTGAATTGGTAAAGAATACCGCTTCCAGGTCGCCCGGTGCAATGGCGGCCAAAGCCTCTGCCAAAAGACCCGAAATAATGCCGACATCCATCTGGACCAGGCTCGGCCCGCTGCAATTGAGCATGTCCTGCAGTACCCGGGCGACCACCGGATGATTGCGCCCTATATTGAAAACCCCGAACCCTGCCAGGAAATCCAGAACTTCTCTCCCCTTTTCATCAATGAGCCGGGCCCCTTGTGCGGTGCAATAGTTGCGGTTGAAACCGATGACCTCCAGTACCCGCACAAACTGGGGGTTTACATAGCGCCGGTGGAGATCGTAAGTCTCCGATGCTCGGCGCTTTATCAGCGATGCAATATCCATATTCGGTTTACCATGAAATCATGCCGGGAGGTTATCGGTTATGGGGTATTCCTTAGAGACTCCTTGGGCTTTGCGCGTGCCTTTCCGGTTGCGCGATGCGCCTATGAGTTTAGAGAATCGGATGCTCCGTGTCAAGCGGAGTTACTGTCTCCTTCCTCTCGGATCAGCAGGGCGACCGTTCACCTCCAGGCACAGGGTGAACGGAAATATGGGCTTGACCTGGCCTTCCCCCCGCACTACTATGCCGCAAGGAGTATGAAAGGAGAGATATCATATGATGCGTATTCTGGTCATTGATGACGAGCCTTCGGTCCGGGAACTCTTGTCCGTCACGCTGATGGAGGAGGGATACGAGGTGGTCGAGGCGGCCGACGGTGAGGCAGGGATGAGACTCTTTCGAGAAAACCCGGCGGATCTGGTGATTACGGACCTCATCATGCCGGAAAAAGAGGGCATAGAGACCATTATGGATCTGCGTCGCAACTTTCCTGACGTCAAGATCATCGCCATGTCCGGGGGGGGTATTATTCACGCTGAAGACTATCTGGGCATGGCCCGGGGCGTAGGCGCCCACTGCGTATTTGAAAAACCGTTTGGCGTGAGTGATTTGCTGAAGGCGGTGCATCAGCTTTTGGATTTGTCCGATGAATCGTGATGGGCAAGGAGTTCCTGAAATGACGATTGACGCAATTATGATAAAAGAGACCGATAATGTCGCCACCGCTCTGCGGGATATCCAGCCCGGGGAAGAGGTGACCCTCGGCAAAAGGGAAGAGAAGAGACGATTCCGGGTAGAGGGATCCATCCCCTATGGCCATAAATTTGCGGTAAGAGACATCCAGCAGGGAGAGGATATTCTTAAATACGGCTTTTTGCAGTTGGGCGGAGATTCGGCAAGGCTTGCCGCTGAAGGCGGGCATTGCCAAGGCCGTTTTCAGTGGTCTTTTCGAAGATCCTTGAACCGCTTGGCCTTGACCTCATAGCGGGGTAGGGTCCCCATTTTGTGGAATTCCAAGACATAGCCGAGGTTTGTTTTGAGACGGAGCTGATCTTTGAGGTGCGGCTCTATCTCTTGCCGCCTCTGGCTGTATTCCGGGACCAGTTCCACTTTGAGGGTGATGCGATCGATGTCTCCCACCTTGTCGACAATGACCTCGAATTCATCCCCCAGGCCCTCGATTCCCCGAACCACCTCCTCGATGGCTCCAGGCGAGAGAAGGACCCCTTTCACCTTGGTGATGTCATCGGCCCTACCCTGGACCCCCCCCTTGATGAGCCGGAAGGTCCGTCCGCAGGGGCAGGGCGTCCCGGCCCACTCGATCACGTCCTTGGAGTCAAAGCGAATGCAAGGCTGGGCCTGGCGGTCGAGGGCCGAGATGATCATCTTCCCTTTTTTCCCGGGTTCATTTATGATTTCCCCGGTCTCGATGTCCTCGATTTCCACCAGAAAGAAGGCCTCGTTCACGTGCAATCCCCCGGACTGGGCCGTGCACTCGAAGCACCAGGCCCCGATCTCGGTCGCGCCTGCATGATCGTAGACCTTGGCGCCCCAGGCATCTTCCATCCGCCGCTTCGTGGTGGGAATAGAGGCGCCGGGCTCACCTGCACAGGTAATCTTTTCAATGGTCATCTTTCCCGGATCCAGTCCCATCTTTCTGGCCGTATCGGCCATTCCGAGGACGTAGGTCGGCGTGGCCATCATGGCCGTTGCCCGGATTTCCTGGATCTTGAGGATTCTCGATTGCGTATCGAGTACGCCCCCGGGGACGACCTCGCACCCCATTTTTTCAGCGGCATAGTGGGCAGCCCAGAAAGCGACGAAGACGTTGTATCCAAAGGGGAGGAAAACCCGGTCCGCAGGACGGTAGCCCTGGGCCCAGAGAATATACGACCAGCACTCCGCCCACCATTCCCAGTCCTGCCAGGTGTCGGGTTGGTAGACGGGCTGCCCCGTGGTCCCGCTCGTCTGACGGAATTCCGTGACCTCCTCCAGGGGCACGCAGAGGGCGTCTCCATAGGGAAAGGGATCTTTGCGCTGGATGTCTCTCATCATGGACTTTTCCACCTT
It contains:
- a CDS encoding phenylacetate--CoA ligase family protein; the encoded protein is MNTEQRFWNPIMETLSRDRIRMLQLKKFKRLFKWGYENSRFHRSLYDTAGIRPEDIRSWEDVQKVPKVEKSMMRDIQRKDPFPYGDALCVPLEEVTEFRQTSGTTGQPVYQPDTWQDWEWWAECWSYILWAQGYRPADRVFLPFGYNVFVAFWAAHYAAEKMGCEVVPGGVLDTQSRILKIQEIRATAMMATPTYVLGMADTARKMGLDPGKMTIEKITCAGEPGASIPTTKRRMEDAWGAKVYDHAGATEIGAWCFECTAQSGGLHVNEAFFLVEIEDIETGEIINEPGKKGKMIISALDRQAQPCIRFDSKDVIEWAGTPCPCGRTFRLIKGGVQGRADDITKVKGVLLSPGAIEEVVRGIEGLGDEFEVIVDKVGDIDRITLKVELVPEYSQRRQEIEPHLKDQLRLKTNLGYVLEFHKMGTLPRYEVKAKRFKDLRKDH
- a CDS encoding UxaA family hydrolase, coding for MTIDAIMIKETDNVATALRDIQPGEEVTLGKREEKRRFRVEGSIPYGHKFAVRDIQQGEDILKYGFLQLGGDSARLAAEGGHCQGRFQWSFRRSLNRLALTS
- a CDS encoding aspartate aminotransferase family protein, with amino-acid sequence MDIASLIKRRASETYDLHRRYVNPQFVRVLEVIGFNRNYCTAQGARLIDEKGREVLDFLAGFGVFNIGRNHPVVARVLQDMLNCSGPSLVQMDVGIISGLLAEALAAIAPGDLEAVFFTNSGAEGVEGALKFARQATGRQKVVYCDRAFHGLTLGALSVNGNEEFRSRNEPLLPGCIPVPFNDLDALEAALSGSDVAAFIVEPIQGKGVFVPDDAYFPGVRHLCDEYGTLFIADEVQTGFGRTGRMFAVNHWDVVPDLMVVSKALSGGYIPLGAIITKRDIHSKIFDCMDRCFAHSNTFGQNDLAMAAGLATLHVIQQEGLVERAAQMGEYIMHNLKEMAEHYEFLHQIRGKGLMIGIQFGPPKSLALKTGWKLLHKMNEELFCQMITIPLLEKHHILTQVAGHGLDTVKILPPLIIATADADRFLEAMDCVLKDVHRFPGSAWTTVKNLGLRTARTV
- a CDS encoding response regulator → MRILVIDDEPSVRELLSVTLMEEGYEVVEAADGEAGMRLFRENPADLVITDLIMPEKEGIETIMDLRRNFPDVKIIAMSGGGIIHAEDYLGMARGVGAHCVFEKPFGVSDLLKAVHQLLDLSDES